The nucleotide sequence agtgatttttaaaaataattttctaacaatgataagtttaattattttgtgtttatattttaatatttaattaattattaattaagggtatatgttatttattttaccttAATTTAATCTTTAgctattgattaatattatatataaaaaattaattcataattttttaaaaaacaattcagAAAAATTTCGAATATctagtttacatattatttttaaaaataaaattttttaataaattaatttaattatattgtatttagtttaatttaatttgtaaccaaggacaaaatagtcatttagttcaatccataaggtacatttcaAAGACTTAAAAGATTTAGTATAGAGTTCAAATTTCCTGTTAAGTTTGAGGTAtgtattctaattttttcaaaaaattaagattataataacacctgttcttttttttttggattaagaATCAgggcatgtttttttttttttttttttttNNNNNNNNNNNNNNNNNNNNNNNNNNNNNNNNNNNNNNNNNNNNNNNNNNNNNNNNNNNNNNNNNNNNNNNNNNNNNNNNNNNNNNNNNNNNNNNNNNNNNNNNNNNNNNNNNNNNNNNNNNNNNNNNNNNNNNNNNNNNNNNNNNNNNNNNNNNNNNNNNNNNNNNNNNNNNNNNNNNNNNNNNNNNNNNNNNNNNNNNNNNNNNNNNNNNNNNNNNNNNNNNNNNNNNNNNNNNNNNNNNNNNNNNNNNNNNNNNNNNNNNNNNNNNNNNNNNNNNNNNNNNNNNNNNNNNNNNNNNNNNNNNNNNNNNNNNNNNNNNNNNNNNNNNNNNNNNNNNNNNNNNNNNNNNNNNNNNNNNNNNNNNNNNNNNNNNNNNNNNNNNNNNNNNNNNNNNNNNNNNNNNNNNNNNNNNNNNNNNNNNNNNNNNNNNNNNNNNNNNNNNNNNNNNNNNNNNNNNNNNNNNNNNNNNNNNNNNNNNNNNNNNNNNNNNNNNNNNNNNNNNNNNNNNNNNNNNNNNNNNNNNNNNNNNNNNNNNNNNNNNNNNNNNNNNNNNNNNNNNNNNNNNNNNNNNNNNNNNNNNNNNNNNNNNNNNNNNNNNNNNNNNNNNNNNNNNNNNNNNNNNNNNNNNNNNNNNNNNNNNNNNNNNNNNNNNNNNNNNNNNNNNNNNNNNNNNNNNNNNNNNNNNNNNNNNNNNNNNNNNNNNNNNNNNNNNNNNNNNNNNNNNNNNNNNNNNNNNNNNNNNNNNNNtttttttctaacaataactttttaaaaaatccataacaatcaccaaaaatacattatcaatgactttcaaatccaacttatatgcattataaagtccacacaaatgcattagacttttaaatccacTATTGTCCTaggttaattaaaatctattaaaatcctcaatccaataacacccccttagtCTTTACCCAAATATTTCGACTTGATCTCGCAGAGAAACAACTTAAGAAATGTTGTAGTCTTTTAGTTCtttttaatagtaataataGATGTTATCCCtgatataattattttacaaagTATACATCTTATATACACCATTTatttcataaagagtgtcattttaagGTTTTAATCTTGTTGTACAAAGAGTGTCGTTTTGTATTTCCAAATTCCAATACAATTTTAAGACTAAATATTCTTTCTTATTCCTACTATTTCAGCTTATTAATTAGAGAGAGGGTAATATGTAGTGTATTACTAAAggttaaaaatgaaatttgtctatttttcttaatttgtgtaaaagtaTTAGAATGACATTCTTTATGAAACAGATAGAGTATATGATATATCATTCGGAGTTTTTAACCAAAGAAAGTGTATAAATAACATTACTAGTCTAATATGGGAAACATAAGAAGATATATtctgtttgccaaaaaaaaatatatatatatatatattagctagCGTTAATATTCGATATCTTTTCCGTTTACAAGCTAACGACATAATCCTACAGCAATTTAGTCGTGGGACTCTTGTTCTTTGGTCTTTGTAATAGAATGGATAACACATTAATTAGTTTGTCCCTGAatttgtcaaattaattttacaaCCAAGTCTTTCATGGAAATATTATAAAGGCGAATAAGTATTTGTGATCTCTACTTTTGATGTGTGGCTGTACTTTCTAATTCTAGTGAATTTTGTTCAAATATTcctatgaaaaaataaataaaagaatagttACCTTGGGACTAGTAGAAGGTAATGGTTGGTGGTGTTGGTCGTTGATGGGTCGAGTCGGGGTGCTATGATCGGTTCCATTATAAGATCTCGCATGGTTTCTATCTTCTTTCACTTTGTCAAAGATGAGTGTGTAACTCTGATTCTCCATGTTCGAACCCGATCCAGGAAACGGTGGAATAGTCGCCACCTAATTGACAAAATACACTTGCTTAGCTATATATAGTGTATTATGAATTGTGACACATTTTTGTAACAGAAAATGGTGAAAATATCCATACCCTTTCACTACTTTGACCTCTAAGATTGCGTATCGGCCGCATCAGGACATGATCACGTGGTTGCCGCCTATTTGTTTCCGATGGATTTCCGAGTGATCTGCCTCCTCCACCGTATGGTTGATGGTTGTACGTTTCTTGTGTGGGCGGAGCTCTAACTCTGTTGTTTCTTTCATTGTGTGCAGGAGACGGTCTGAATTCGTTGTCTTCTCTGCTACTAAATCTTTCCTGCCTAGGTCTTACATTGTGGTTTTGTGGTTGGTCGTGCCTAGAATTTCGATTCTGTGCAAGGCTTGGATTCATTTCTGGATATTCATTCGGGTTAGAAACGTTCATACTCTTCTTGCTCTTGCTCGCTTTTTCGAACACGACGGTGAATGGAGCATCTTCGGTCCAATCTCCGAATTTGGGCACGTGTGAACGATTCTATAACcacaataaaacatttgcaagaaaaaagaaacacaagtaTTCTTAGAAAGCTCATATTACACAATACCATATGTTTGAGAGTTATGGACCATATATAGTATACCGTATAAATAAAGGGGTTGTTCACCCtgaaactttatttttggtaaaatgttAGAGCTATAATTAGAAACCTTACGGTGCAGGAATTAACAGACAACTCCGTAGAAGCTATTCATAATTTCATTATGTACCGAAACCATATGTTGATGTTAAGGAGACGACCATATAAGAATTCCAAATTCATacgagaaaatgaaaaaaaatgtgaaatatGTCAATAGAgtcaaacataagaaaatcttCTGACGATACTGCAGATTTGGTGATATGACATACTGACGATAATTTTATAGGATCCATAATCCATTTGTAGGTAAAGGTATCCAAATATATTTGGTAACTTCACATAGAGGttagaataaaaacaaacaattatagaagaaaagttttaagatatcaacataaacaaaaaaaaaagacttactgCCATATTTCTGAATCTCCAGTAGCCAGAAATGAAGAATGTCTTCAATGGCTCTAAGACAAAGAGAGGTTATCGAGAAAGAGGTAAGAGACGTGTATACACGAAAGGCGTTGACAATTCATATAGTCATTGACTTGTCTTTCTTGTGATTACGTAGAACGACGACTCCTTCTACGGCGTTGATTGGTCTTCCTTTGCATCCTTAATGATTAACGAATACTTCCAACGAACGAGTAACAACACGCCTCATGCTtgtttatacattaaaaaaaaaaaattgcatactAGGAATTATCCGATCACATGAAAATTATAGTTAATTGGGATCTAATTACCTAATTGACTCTTGAGTTTTGACcataaggaacaaaaaaaaaaaattggagagcCGATTGATAAGGACAACATGAGCAGATTTcatagcaaaaaataaaataaaagatgtaCTAATTAATTCaatttgagcctaattcaaatATAAGACATCCCAAAATTATTGTCTCACTTTGTGCCAAATAAGTTTAACGAAAATGAAGTTTACAAGTCACTTCATTCTGGAGAAGACTatctaactctttttttttaaggttcaCTTATCCTTCAAATACATGTAATCTACATCGGAGAAGATATAcccaaaatgcttttatgtagCATAGATCCTTTTAATTCTTACGTTAGACATCTCTTAATCATCTTCAACTTTTTGGTTTCATGTTACCTGTTTAATGGACATATTCAGTGAAAATTTTCCCTTGTAGGTTCGACAAAATCTCCTgcaaaatatattgaaaacattGGTGGAGAATTTTACGAAAATTATAAGTCACTAAAGCTCAGAAAGAATCTTAAAACACAATAGCAAAGCAGTTTCCTCACTCCTGGTGTTGCCACGTCAGCATCTCTTTCTGGTTAAAAGGCCTAATTTCAAAAAGTTATccaaatttcatttttcttctatttttgggCATAATCTTTTATAggtccattttttgttttccctggAAGTCTAACCCCTGGCTATCCTCCATTCGGCTGTTCTCCGAGTTGCGACCTCAACTATCTCTCCCCCTCTAGATTAAGTTTACCATCGATCTCAAATTAAAGGTTGCCACTCCACACCTTTTCACTGCCTCTCTTGTCTTTCATCTCCATAGTAACGGTTTCGTGTTTAATGGCCATTCATGAACATCGATGATCTCTCTTTTGATTCAACACCCACAAAGCTTTCTTCAATTGCCGGAAGTTTCAGTCCTATATAATGTTGTCGCTTACAATTTCATGCTTCTAAGATTGTACTTTGTCTCTTACTTTACTTTGCCACGGCCTCTGCCCACAGATTGTAGCTGTGACCGCCTCCTTTTGACCAGCCATTCGTGTTTGTCCCAATCCGAGCCAATGCAGACCCGCGAAAGATGGCTTGCTTAGCCATCTCAATGCTCCAGTCGTTAAGCTCACACAGTTATGGACATTGAGCTTCCTCAATTGTTTGCTTCCTCCCTCTGCTTGTCTTTCTTTTGTAGCCAGCAACTCTACCGAAGAATCTGTTACGTGAAAGCAACTTATGATACTTAGTGTTAAAGCCTTGCAATAACGCGTGATTGTATAGATGGCTCTGTCTGATATTCCTGGCATGTGACCAAGATCAAGTGTTGATAATGTTTTGCTGATGGTTCCTTCAATTAAACTAAATAGTGGCACCTCGACATTAATACTTTTAACACACACAAACGTAACTGCAACAAACGTCGACTCTATAAAGGACGgaagaaaaaatagtaaaaaaatatactctccAACTTCCAAAAAATGCAACGAAACACACTCTACTCACTTGACGAACTACCAACGACGTGCTCGGAGATATAATCTCAAGAGCTGCTCGGATTTCACGAAAAATGGTTAGGCATATTATGCTAGCATCACTAGACCTTGCAAAGGCAGCCCAAGATCATCGAGTTTACAAGAATATCAACCTAAGACCACTAGCAATGCATCTACTTGCAGCAATAAGCAAGTACCAAGATCTAATGGTAAAATGCATTGCAAGTGGAAATGTGGAGGCACACTACATCAAAGGAATCCAGGAGTAttttcacaacaacaacacataagAAGGGTTGGAACACTTGAAAAAGGCAGCAAAAAGTAATTATGCAAACAGTATTTACCTTTACGGGAATGTGAAGTTGTGCAGGGGTGACACTGAGGAAGGCCAAATGTGgctggaaagaaaacaaagcaaagtgtgatcaaTGCTAGAAAAATAACAAGACGTCCTTACACAATATCAATGTGCAAAAACTACAATGCTACTTCACTACTTTGAGAGAAGTTCAACCAACAATCATCTGTAGCCTCACTGATATGGAAAATAGATGCCCTCATTGCTACTTCTTTTAGCTAAACGATCGACAATATGGTTTATGAATGTTATCATCCTTTAATAATGACCTATATTTCCAATGTAAGAGTTCTTTACAAGTTCTCTTGTTCAaatctatgttgcatggaaacggaaacggatacgcggaaacgaaacgtttcggaaatgGGAAATgggttttttcaaaaattaagtaatgGAAACGTGTAGGAAacgtatatacatatatatagatatatagatatagagagatataataaatccccaaacataaaaaccatattaaaaaaatctgaaacaacacaaattcaaaacataaatattaaatagtttaattaaaagtaaaaccgtaaaaaaataaacgttcaaaatcaaatttttgaccAGCATCGCCATATATTTAAGGAGTTTAACTTTTAAgctactaattatattatattttttatcattatatgtatcatgaattcttatattttcaatttatttatttattaaattttgaaattataaaaaagagtttccgtcgtgtttccaaaacggaaacggagtttccatcgtgtttccaaaacggaaacggagtttccatcgtgtttccaaacatatatttttaggaatcgtgtttctgtgacttgtttccgagtttccacgagtttccgtttccgaaacgttttgGAAACGGGAAACGCATctcaaaaagagtttccatgcaacataggttcaaatattatgtcGATGTGTCCAATCTCaaacaattgaaaatacaacaaaaaaggaaacaacttATGAAAATCAATAGCGCAGCATGCCAACATAAGTCACGTATATTACGAACAACTATGAACACGAGGAtaaatatattagcaaaatggTGTTTACCTATAAGATATAAAATTGTTATGCACGAAGAACAACTTCAAAGAAAAATAcagcaaacaaaaacaaggtCGCAAAAGTACAAAAGGGAAGACCGATCAAAACAGGggaattaggaaaaaaaaaaacaggatgaAGGTAacgaaacaaaaacagagtaaacctAATTTGGCACCTATTGAGACATCTAtcaccaaactaaaaaaaaaggtaagagatGCAGACACTAACAAACCATAAAAGAGACGCTAAAAAAGATTAGTAAATGAAATCGAGCCAAAACCAAGGCTCCCGAAAAGTAGCAAAAAACAGCAGAACCAGTAGTATTTCAGAATCAATACATACGCAAACAGAAATCcacaaaaaacgaaaaatttcaaaaagagCAAAtcagaaaacagagtaaatccAGCCAAATACTGAGATGGTCCTAATGAAACTCAAATTACAACAACCTTCTTAAAAGAGTCGATTACTTAATTAGAGAATGAAAGGTACACATGGGAGAACCAATTAACACAGATGGTCAACGAACTAACCAGGGGAGTACCAATTATCCACCACCGATGCGAAGCCAAGACAAAACCTTCCCAAAGGtgccaaaaaaattaaatttttctgtATCGACACAATGAATGCTTCAAAACAAAGAACGCCCATCAAAATGAGATCTACAAGCCTACTACTATCCTTCAGATTGAAATATTGATACACACCATTTCGTCCAACAACCgatatacaaagaaaaaaaaacacaactacaAGACACAAGCTATTTCCTAAAAGGACAAATACATCCTCAAATCAATAAAACCCAATCTAGACCCAAAACAGCACTATCTTTAAAGGCCTAAACGAATATTTGGGCCCAATCAatgtaagaaatatatatatatatatatatatatatatataaaca is from Camelina sativa cultivar DH55 chromosome 20, Cs, whole genome shotgun sequence and encodes:
- the LOC104770924 gene encoding RPM1-interacting protein 4-like; the protein is MANRSHVPKFGDWTEDAPFTVVFEKASKSKKSMNVSNPNEYPEMNPSLAQNRNSRHDQPQNHNVRPRQERFSSREDNEFRPSPAHNERNNRVRAPPTQETYNHQPYGGGGRSLGNPSETNRRQPRDHVLMRPIRNLRGQSSERVATIPPFPGSGSNMENQSYTLIFDKVKEDRNHARSYNGTDHSTPTRPINDQHHQPLPSTSPKGCCFPSWSRKGS